In a genomic window of Acidilobus saccharovorans 345-15:
- a CDS encoding ABC transporter permease subunit, protein MRLTAPYVAYITAFGVVPFFATFALVGLDFRSALVALRLVPVGQVFLNTFILAVATSVLGTLIGLVAAVAVDMLDVKYQRPLSLLTVLPHTVPFVSAALIWSISLYGGGWGWFTYLLHISFDPLYLANTALYGVILVSVWGAIAFPFIIIYATLRSIPPEIRENAMIDNIGLSRYYGEVAIPLASKAILIAFIIELAFSFGAFDAPYVLTGGGPGYATTTLGILTYEAVYNLNSYSAGALIAAAIAALATVPAIALFRVLRSRRALLPAVSVRLPDPVFKGIMLAVLSVILFFNVMPIYWMFLVAFRPNTLDFRSPPIMIPVKFTSAFFVQALRGSVPYMVSSVVVSVAVGVIAVLLASGASYEIARGRAWGWLLPLSIYLYVLPPMAFVIPLYIAFAKAHLLNTWWALITAMPLGYVTYALWIMNGFFVDLPKAYDEVADLFNIKGKFRRLILPLSRPVLLSTFLLAAVGAWHALFYPLIFSATPYNFGFPPQGAQTVTIYALTAIQESTIDWGLLASMALVAALPPMVLDIVFLSLIARGSRASGLKFL, encoded by the coding sequence CTTGCCGTGGCCACCTCAGTGCTCGGCACCCTGATAGGCCTGGTGGCCGCCGTGGCCGTTGACATGCTTGACGTGAAGTACCAGAGGCCGCTCTCGCTGCTGACGGTGCTCCCGCACACGGTGCCCTTCGTCTCGGCGGCGCTCATATGGTCCATAAGCCTCTACGGCGGCGGCTGGGGGTGGTTCACCTACCTGCTCCACATAAGCTTTGACCCGCTCTACCTGGCTAACACGGCGCTCTACGGCGTCATACTTGTCAGCGTCTGGGGCGCAATAGCGTTCCCCTTCATAATAATATACGCGACGCTCAGGTCCATACCGCCCGAGATAAGGGAGAACGCCATGATAGACAACATAGGCCTCTCAAGGTACTACGGCGAGGTGGCCATACCGCTGGCGAGCAAGGCCATACTGATAGCCTTCATAATAGAGCTCGCCTTCAGCTTCGGCGCCTTCGACGCGCCCTACGTGCTCACCGGGGGAGGGCCGGGCTACGCTACTACAACGCTGGGCATACTCACCTATGAGGCCGTGTACAACCTCAACAGCTACTCCGCAGGGGCCCTGATAGCGGCCGCCATAGCCGCCCTGGCGACAGTCCCGGCCATAGCCCTCTTCAGGGTCCTGAGGAGCAGGCGCGCCCTGCTGCCCGCGGTCAGCGTGAGGCTGCCGGACCCGGTGTTCAAGGGGATAATGCTGGCAGTGCTCTCAGTCATACTGTTCTTCAACGTAATGCCCATATACTGGATGTTCCTCGTGGCATTCAGGCCCAACACCCTTGACTTCAGGTCGCCCCCGATCATGATACCCGTCAAGTTCACCAGCGCGTTCTTCGTGCAGGCTCTCAGGGGCTCGGTGCCCTACATGGTCAGCAGCGTGGTCGTCAGCGTGGCAGTTGGGGTAATAGCGGTCCTCCTGGCCTCCGGGGCCTCATATGAGATAGCCAGGGGCAGGGCCTGGGGCTGGCTGCTGCCCCTCTCCATCTACCTCTACGTCCTGCCCCCCATGGCGTTCGTCATACCCCTCTACATAGCCTTTGCAAAGGCGCACCTGCTCAACACCTGGTGGGCGCTTATAACGGCAATGCCCCTCGGCTACGTGACCTACGCCCTGTGGATAATGAACGGCTTCTTCGTTGACCTCCCAAAGGCCTACGACGAGGTCGCTGACCTGTTCAACATAAAGGGCAAGTTCAGGAGGCTCATACTCCCGCTCTCCAGGCCCGTGCTCCTCTCAACCTTCCTGCTGGCCGCCGTGGGGGCCTGGCACGCCCTCTTCTACCCGCTGATATTCTCGGCGACCCCGTACAACTTCGGCTTCCCGCCCCAGGGGGCCCAGACGGTAACCATATACGCGCTGACCGCAATACAGGAGTCAACCATAGACTGGGGCCTGCTGGCCTCCATGGCGTTGGTCGCCGCGCTGCCGCCCATGGTGCTTGACATAGTGTTCCTGTCGCTCATAGCCAGGGGGAGCAGGGCCAGCGGCCTCAAGTTCCTGTGA
- a CDS encoding carotenoid biosynthesis protein, which translates to MNRLRLVAWSLSALYPPFLFLSVLDVPRPLSLVAAVVSTPIFFVTFYLLASYSELGGRRTLYFLAASAAISYAFEFLGVHYGLPFGKYYYTKGLGLKVLGVPVYIPLLWASLGFYSLAATGSYLAASLAMVAMDLAFDPFLTIEGHLWVWQTRGPYYGVPITNFIGWFVVSMAFYYAYDALGKAKPRPRLVSRAFYLEYVAAWSAMDFVSGLWLAGAAGLLAASLALALGALTGT; encoded by the coding sequence TTGAACAGGCTTAGGCTCGTCGCCTGGAGCCTCTCGGCCTTATACCCTCCCTTCCTGTTCCTGTCAGTCCTTGACGTCCCGCGGCCCCTCAGCCTCGTTGCGGCCGTAGTATCAACCCCTATCTTCTTCGTCACCTTCTACCTGCTGGCGTCTTACTCCGAGCTGGGAGGGAGGAGGACCCTCTACTTCCTCGCGGCCTCGGCGGCCATATCGTACGCCTTCGAGTTCCTGGGGGTGCACTACGGCCTCCCCTTCGGGAAGTACTACTACACGAAGGGCCTCGGCCTCAAGGTGCTTGGGGTGCCGGTCTACATACCGCTGCTCTGGGCCTCCCTGGGCTTCTACTCGCTGGCCGCCACTGGCAGCTACCTCGCGGCCTCCCTGGCAATGGTGGCCATGGACCTAGCCTTTGACCCCTTCCTGACCATAGAGGGCCACCTCTGGGTCTGGCAGACCAGGGGGCCATACTACGGGGTGCCCATAACTAACTTCATCGGCTGGTTCGTGGTCTCCATGGCGTTCTACTACGCCTACGACGCGCTGGGGAAGGCCAAGCCAAGGCCGCGGCTAGTCTCCAGGGCCTTCTACCTTGAGTACGTGGCGGCATGGTCAGCCATGGACTTCGTCTCAGGCCTTTGGCTTGCAGGGGCCGCGGGGCTCCTGGCGGCGTCCCTGGCCCTGGCCCTTGGAGCCCTCACAGGAACTTGA
- a CDS encoding GH116 family glycosyl hydrolase, whose product MRISYYDTSLAGVPMGGLGTGSFEIGPDGRFREWLIFNNRPWAGYGQPQWFMTPDDLVFFLRIEPEGQEPILRGLFTGLWYGSAEDYTYRGCGPWVVAEPYHLPWAKGVEGVEMDVRYPRVTLSYRDSLLDELGVEVSLDAYSPLLPGDLKASSTPAVILRFRVTNRGTSRVKVSLMAVARNLARSAGGRPSSEVREGPDWTAMIMSACCVDERHPMARGALAVASLGQQSSGAVGSVDSSNRPQLVNLLRRLLVDFRGDGTLTGPSSMTSDLDVFSAVATRPIELTPGSSEELYWAIAWHFPNHIDASGQRVGHYYENFFGNVEQVISYIFENKHELTARLEAFSSAMYDASYDDWVIDLVTAQLTSIPKLSWLTRDGHFGLWEGGPGCCGLNTVDVVLWAFAGVINMYPELVKVAVKDVVRHILRPDKHYYYELFALGFHENMSLYREMLRKDPSIQNDPAKFSEAIAEVVRRTGKDPTGRVPHSFRASFNLIDSYDRNDLMPEFLLIALLPYYATGDREYLRSLWNDVLTVIDGTRRQHDSRGTGLIEHYMPSDYEGLSRVAQDAAEKGLVPGFYGGNVVKLLFSGPEFVMNSVNTFDTFSLLGVASFTGDLWAASLRAAAEAASREGLARAEELRQLSLRAYESMVKLLWNGSYFDDWYDPESGLRDRAILSAQLTGEWYLQVLGLGDGVDSEKVRSALREVYRANFRRWEGLLNGTYPGTPRPSMVGDVEEPNGTKILNRVSSQADTPWTGVEFGVASQMLYEGMVEEAMEVLRSIHDRYRSWGLYFNHLECDGHYSRPLAALAIPNSIAGATYDGVRGELAVAPRLGGPSFRGPVMVAGNLLSVSYRREGCSGSITLKAVEGPGLRLSSLRLDFKGCRASVKYNGSEVPLSYVKDGELGLSRELMLRPGDLLEVSLGQ is encoded by the coding sequence TTGCGCATATCATATTATGACACCTCCCTGGCAGGCGTCCCCATGGGAGGCCTCGGCACGGGCTCCTTTGAGATAGGGCCTGACGGCAGGTTCAGGGAGTGGCTGATATTCAACAACAGGCCCTGGGCAGGCTACGGCCAGCCCCAGTGGTTCATGACTCCCGACGACCTCGTGTTCTTCCTGAGGATTGAGCCCGAGGGCCAGGAGCCCATCCTGAGGGGCCTGTTCACCGGGCTCTGGTACGGCTCGGCGGAGGACTACACCTACAGGGGCTGCGGCCCGTGGGTCGTGGCTGAGCCGTACCACCTGCCCTGGGCCAAGGGAGTTGAGGGCGTGGAGATGGACGTCAGGTACCCAAGGGTGACGCTGAGCTACAGGGACTCGCTGCTGGACGAGCTAGGCGTCGAGGTCAGCCTTGACGCCTACTCGCCCCTGCTCCCGGGAGACCTGAAGGCGTCGTCAACGCCGGCAGTCATACTTAGGTTCAGGGTCACCAACAGGGGGACGTCCAGGGTTAAGGTATCACTAATGGCCGTGGCCAGGAACCTGGCCAGGTCAGCCGGGGGCAGGCCGTCAAGCGAGGTGAGGGAGGGGCCGGACTGGACAGCAATGATAATGAGCGCCTGCTGCGTCGACGAGAGGCACCCCATGGCAAGGGGGGCCCTGGCGGTCGCCTCGCTGGGCCAGCAGTCCTCAGGCGCTGTGGGGTCGGTTGACTCCTCCAACAGGCCGCAGCTCGTTAACCTCCTGAGGAGGCTCCTGGTTGACTTCAGGGGCGACGGGACCCTGACGGGGCCCTCAAGCATGACTTCAGACCTAGACGTCTTCTCAGCCGTGGCCACAAGGCCTATAGAGCTGACGCCTGGGTCCTCGGAGGAGCTCTACTGGGCCATAGCGTGGCACTTCCCCAACCACATAGACGCCTCGGGCCAGAGGGTGGGGCACTACTACGAGAACTTCTTCGGCAACGTGGAGCAGGTGATCTCTTACATCTTTGAGAACAAGCACGAGCTGACGGCCAGGCTGGAGGCCTTCTCGAGCGCTATGTACGACGCGTCATACGACGACTGGGTCATAGACCTGGTCACCGCCCAGCTGACGAGCATCCCGAAGCTCTCCTGGCTCACGAGGGACGGCCACTTCGGCCTGTGGGAGGGGGGACCTGGGTGCTGCGGGCTCAACACGGTTGACGTGGTCCTCTGGGCCTTCGCCGGGGTCATCAACATGTACCCTGAGCTGGTAAAGGTTGCAGTTAAGGACGTTGTCAGGCACATACTCAGGCCTGACAAGCACTACTACTACGAGCTCTTCGCCCTCGGCTTCCATGAGAACATGAGCCTCTACAGGGAGATGCTGAGGAAGGACCCATCGATACAGAACGACCCAGCTAAGTTCTCTGAGGCCATAGCTGAGGTCGTGAGGAGGACCGGCAAGGACCCGACGGGCAGGGTGCCCCACTCGTTCAGGGCGTCCTTTAACCTGATAGACAGCTACGACAGGAACGACCTCATGCCCGAGTTCCTGCTCATAGCCCTCCTGCCATATTACGCCACGGGCGACAGGGAGTACCTCAGGTCGCTCTGGAACGATGTGCTGACAGTCATAGATGGGACCAGGAGGCAGCACGACAGCAGGGGCACGGGGCTCATAGAGCACTACATGCCCTCAGACTACGAGGGCCTCTCAAGGGTGGCCCAGGACGCGGCGGAGAAGGGCCTCGTGCCTGGCTTCTACGGCGGCAACGTGGTCAAGCTGCTGTTCTCAGGCCCCGAGTTCGTCATGAACTCTGTGAACACGTTTGACACGTTCAGCCTCCTCGGCGTGGCCTCCTTCACCGGGGACCTGTGGGCTGCCTCCCTAAGGGCAGCAGCCGAGGCGGCCTCAAGGGAGGGGCTGGCGAGGGCCGAGGAGCTGAGGCAGCTTTCACTAAGGGCCTACGAGAGCATGGTGAAGCTGCTTTGGAACGGCAGCTACTTCGACGACTGGTACGACCCCGAGAGCGGCCTGAGGGACAGGGCTATACTCTCGGCGCAGCTCACGGGGGAGTGGTACCTGCAGGTGCTCGGCCTTGGCGACGGCGTTGACAGCGAGAAGGTGAGGTCGGCGCTCAGGGAGGTCTACAGGGCCAACTTCAGGAGGTGGGAGGGGCTCCTCAACGGCACCTACCCGGGCACCCCAAGGCCATCGATGGTGGGTGACGTAGAGGAGCCTAACGGAACCAAGATACTGAACAGGGTGTCGTCGCAGGCCGACACGCCGTGGACCGGGGTGGAGTTCGGCGTCGCCTCCCAGATGCTCTACGAGGGCATGGTCGAGGAGGCCATGGAGGTCCTCAGGTCGATCCACGACAGGTACCGCTCCTGGGGGCTCTACTTCAACCACCTTGAGTGCGACGGCCACTACTCCAGGCCGCTGGCGGCCCTCGCAATACCTAACTCCATCGCCGGCGCAACCTATGACGGCGTCCGCGGTGAGCTTGCAGTAGCGCCGAGGCTCGGAGGCCCCAGCTTCAGGGGGCCAGTGATGGTAGCTGGTAACCTGCTCAGCGTCAGCTACAGGAGGGAGGGCTGCAGCGGCTCGATAACGCTGAAAGCCGTTGAGGGTCCAGGCCTCAGGCTCTCGTCGCTAAGGCTTGACTTCAAGGGCTGCAGGGCGTCAGTGAAGTACAACGGCTCAGAGGTCCCGCTGAGCTACGTTAAGGACGGCGAGCTGGGGCTCTCGAGGGAGCTAATGCTGAGGCCGGGGGACCTGCTTGAGGTTAGCCTCGGCCAGTGA